GAGCTAATGAGATTTTGAAAACGATTTGAGAAGTAAAGTTTGCGAAATTGAGAAGTTGGCCTATTTATAGAAGTCACTTAAGCGTATTGGGGAAGACAAATAGCCGACCGTCAGCCGCCTCCAATTAATGACTTTGGGAACCGCACGAAAGCGACCTTTCAGTCACTTCAACCGCTGACATCATGAGATCGACATCAGAACCAAGGCATCGAAGCATCGAAGATTaaacgtggggactatctgtatacggtagagATCTGTatacggggactatctgtatacggtagagATCGTATGCCTACGATCTATTGGCTCGAGGGGTCGTCCAAAGCCCGAGTTCAGGTAAGGTCGAGTTCGAACTCGAGGGACCAGATCCGAACTCGAAGATAGAGTGCAACGCCCGAAGACTAAAACACGATGTGTACCGAGGCCGAGTTTGCTCGACCCTGAAATAGTACTGTTGTGaatttgtaacagaatgagctagattcctgccacgttCCCAAGATCATGGCGCGAATCCCGGAATAGGATTGTAGGAtttcgtactaggcggttagacagttgtaccAATAATATTCTTTACTGTAAATGGAAATGTAACTTATTTAGGgatcccctattatataaaggggaccccaatcatttgtaacatcatATAATCATTGGCAAGAATATACCATCCTACTTTTCTCTCttactgttcatcagaattgtcctttacatttattgttcttactttattgcTCTTAGTTCATCTCAAGGTCACTAAGCTCAAGGTCACTACTGTTGAgcaacattggtttgattcgctTAGGGGTTGTTTAGTATGAGGTGTAAGAAGGTATaggggtggtataaaaatttaataccaccttaatactctgtttggttagcaaaccaggtataagttatcccagtgGTAATTTTaataccgggataacttataccttatagagggtgagataattagcaccggtataacttataccttcttcttagaaattatgcaattatcATTTTTAATACAGCATACCAAACAGTGGATAAACAACAATCACAGCATAACTAATctcagcataacttatcccaacataacttataccggtataaatcgtattccaaccaaacgaccccttctttctttcatttctatttcatatttcttaattatcaattggtattgaactaaatcacatatctttaaaactacaaatcaaatttaattgttactcgtattttcgaggtaaacacttTTCTACATTAAGTTGGTTGTAATTCGATCTTTGAATGCTTATAGATAGTGAATTACTCACATAAAAATAGTAGAACACTTCCCCACCCTTCCCATCTGTCTTATAAAAAATGACTACAATACAATAAAGGGGTCTTTCATTATTATGTAGGCGGAATAAAGAAACTATGTATCTGCCTATTCTCATTTACAAAATCGTTCCAACAGTTATGTACATTGTATACTTGTATGCTCTTCTATCAGGCTTGACATTTTAGCAGAGGCCCATTGGATCAAGAAAATGCGTGACAAGTCAATGGCCCAAGTTATTACTATGACAACAATCTGGAGGACCATGAGGAGCACAATTCTGTTCTTATTTTTATGGAGATCAGGACATTGAGATTCAATAACGTATGGTCAGTAATGAAAGGATTTTATAAACAACTCTTTTTACGTGGTGCAATCACAAACAAAGCCTGCTAACTACTagttcttttactatttctagcTAGTAACTCAATCTGCTCATTTTCGGTTGGTACAAATGCTTCACCTTTTCCACAGCAAGTCTTGTGGCCGTTCATGTGCAAGATTTAGCTCTCGAATTCCTCTTctccaaaaaaaagaaggtaaaaaaaaaaaaaaaaaaaaaaaaaaggaacctTCACAAAGGAGCCAGTTTTTCAATCTAATGCATATGCTCGCTGCCAGAAGCAAGTACTCCTGTTTTAAACTCCACTTGCGTAAAAGCATATATAGTTAGTCCTGAGTTTGGGTAAATAAAAAAGTTATGACAGAGAAGTAAAAGTAAaatggggtgggggggggggggggatttggtGGTTGGCTATGTAGCTGTcgttaaagaaaaagaaaagtagaaAAGTAAAAGGAAAAAAGCCTGATATCTGCCATATCAAGCAAAACATATTCGTGAAAAACATAAGGGGTCTACAGCAAAAGAAGATGTGATATCATTCTTAGTAGAGGCGGAGCTAGGATTTGAATCTTATGAATTCGGATTTTCAATCAGTTTAAGCTACCGGGTTCTAAATTACTAATTTGTATATATTCAATAGATTTTTTAAGACAAACACAGGGTTCGAACCAAAGCTACTGGATTCGGCCGAACCTGCAACCGCAAGGCTAGCTCTTAGTCTGGTTGGTTCAGCAGAAGTATAAATACTGGCCATAATGGTAAATATAAGAAGGCTATTTATGTTTTACGAGCCAATGATATGGTGCACGAATTGAAACACAGTATTTGTGAATCCATCCCTATTCCTTTCATTTAAACACCAAACTCTTTTTATCAGCAGCAATCGAATTGGAAGTTTGGAACTTGTCGGATAGACTAATTCACACGTCGAGTCAATTattcaaatggtcactcaactattccAAATTATTTCCTAAAGTCACTTtactttcgtttgtaacaacaaagtcattGAACTATGGCTATTGCAGTCAAAAGGTCAttcaactagatttttcaaatttcgGATTGTCAAATAcatattttaccctctaaattataaaaattcatcttctttttatttttttaaactttttaatattatgattttttcctttttaatttacattatggacttacctatagaatacataaatattatttataaattaaaaaaataaaaagtatttaaaaatatataatgtTGGAGAAACAAAaatgagcatagtaaaaaaattaattataataatttgttagtaataataattttagtattaagtattaacaacaaaaattcaaaaaattatttacacaattcaaaatgagagaaaataaaggtcgtaaaatatatatttcatgcacgtaatataacattaattatttaaataaaggtattttataatatacattatatatccttgaaaattatgctcaattatattatatatattccatgcatgACTTAATatagcatattttaccctatacagatagtccctctgCTTTCTGATGACATAACTTTGTGTCATCGGAAAGTTGATAGAAgcataataatataattgagcaaaaatttcaagaatatataatgtatatttgTGATGAtctaaaaggtcatcacttgatttaaaaGTCAATTCtgtgttccaaggccttaaaaccctccttttatctcacctcgatttgcgtacgtAGTCCGGGCGTAaatccgaaaagcttttatgtgaaaatttgaggaaaatgctaattttgcctttaaaattgaatttaagttgacttcgatcaacattttgggtagacagacccggacccatgatttgatggtccctgAGGGTTCGttgaaaaatatgggacttgggcgtatgcccggaattgaatttcgaggtcccaatccagacaaataaatttttgaagaaaattgtttaactgaaattataagaattttaaaaatttaaagatgtttgaatttgatggtatcaagCCCGTATTTTTTGTTTCGGAGCCCATACTgatcttatatggtatttaagttgtgcctgtaaaatttggtaagaaacggaattcatatgacgtgaatcggaccctcggttgtgaaaacttgaacttaagagttcttgagattttcctttgattttgatgctaaacttgtagttctaagtgttattttggcaatttgatcgcacgagcaagtctgtatgatgtttttagggttgtgtgcatgtttggcttggagcctcgagggctcgggtgagttttaggtaGGCTTCGGGGTGTTTTTGATTTAGAAAAATCTGGTATAGTTGATGTATCTAGTGTCTAATACACCATGCTTCGTGATCGCGTAGTCACTCTCGCGATCGGGAAAGGAAAACTGGGTTGTGGAAGATTTtaccctacgcgaatgcgagaccaACACGCGGAGTATTGGGGGACTGCTCTATGCAAACGCGACCGGCCAATCGCGAACGCATAGCTTTAGGATGGGCTGGTCAGGGAACTTAGGGGaaaactacgcgaacgcgagccctTTATCGCGAAGGTAGGGCTGGTCTAAGCCTTCGCAAATGCGTAGCTTCTCCCGCAATCGCGTAAGTCCTCAGATGgcagctcttcgcgaacgcgatagtgctcacgcgaacgcgatgaacactgtcgcccaGCACTTAAAACAGAACCAGAACGGGAATTTAGCCACATTTTCATATCTTTTTCCCTAAAATAAGACCTTGGGCGATTTCTGAAGGGAATTTCACCACCAAACCATAGGTATACgttcttagactcattttcttcatttttcatcaaaACCCATTAGACATttaggcctaaatcttgttcttttagggtagaaattagggattttaagaGAATTaaggattttacaaatttggggatttagacctcgatttggggttggattctgaaactaatttcatatttgggctcgtgggtgaaggggtattcgggttttggtccgaacctcgatttttgaccaagcgggcccgggatcgatttttggatttttggaaaaaatattgggaaagctataattaagtattgtgtatgaattctttagcatttattgatgttaataAGTTAATACTGGCTCGAtacaattgaattggaagtgAAATCAAAGGGGAaaacgatagttgaggcttgatttgtGGCCGTGAAAACGAGGTAAGTGtgtggtctaaccttagcttaagggaatatgtgttgtgccttatttgctatgtgctagtgtagtgtacgatgtataggtgtggtggcgagtatttatacgttggtgtcaagaatgtccgtgagtcttaaattgtgatcgttgtgtttcttaataagtactacaaatgcctaaattgttgattatccatgttgagcaagacttatgattatctttttggtatttgtttattgtcgaccattggctccagttgaggttcatttgtgaagttaattattggtacaagtttggatataGCTGACTCCTTCGTCGGGATGTATTttttcttattgttgattcccgtGCCGGAATATatttattcttattgttgatttccttgttgggatgttgttgttgctattgtttggttgaggaaagagtgataaagcacgaagggtgatgtcgtgcacattcatacttatgcatatagtgaggaaagagtgataaaacacgaagggtgatgccgtacatttacattgatattgatgcatatggtgaggaagagagataaagcacgaaaggtgatgtcgtgcacatttttaatatttatatggtgaggaagagagataaagcacgaagggtgatgtcgtgcacattttcattattgattgtatggtgaggattgagagtaaaagcatgaaggatgatgtcgtgcacttattgccaGTTTGTGATGATTTCTTGTTGTTATCGATTCAAGTGTCTTAATTGTTTCATTCTGTTATTACCGTGATTCTTTATGTTGGTATTCCCCTCATAGCATGTTACCCCACCTCGTTACTTTTGAATTGCtctattactgttattctgctAGATATTGTTTAATTGTaggttatgttgtttgttgtgtcctagcctcgtcactacttcaccgagattaggctcgacacttactcagtacgtGAGGCCGAttatactgatactgcactctgcactctttGTGCAAATTTCGATACTGGAGCATACGGACCTTAACTaggggttgttgccttcagtcggagacccgaggtagtcctgcaggcgtttgcaggccttggcgtccccttcctatcttgtttctttctgttcttttctatttcagagacatacatgtattttctttgttcagaccctatttgtaatattcttagatagtccgtgagattgtgacacaaGTTTTGGGTGGATTATTATTATGGATTCGTATTGGTATTAGCTTAAACGTTAAATTCAGTTCTTCCACACTTTTAGTTCCGTTATATACTTGCATTAATTTGGTAAATTGTTAAATATAAAGGTAAAAATGGTGAATAATCaataatgttggcttgcctagcaggttcaatgttaggcgccatcacggtcccgacatTGGgcaattcgggtcgtgacaatattataaaaatatctttatttaaataattatttttatattacatgCATGAaatatattttacaacctttattttctttcattttgaattgtgtaaataaatttttgaatttttgttgttaatactaaaatattttaaagataataaaaaaagataaatatttataatttagagaGTAAATAGGTATTTGACAATCTAAAATTTGGAAAATCTAATTGAGTGACCTTCTAAATACAATATAGGTATAGTTTTGTGACTTTATTgttacaatcaaaagaaaagtgactttaggagataatttAGGATAGTTGAATGTTTATTTGAATAATTGACTCTCCCACGTCACACTCAATTGGGAGCTAAGACCTGTCCCTAGTTTCAAGCATCTTTCAATAATATTCCACAAAAGCAAACACATGATAATGATATTGACATTAATCCAAGCTTCCGCTTGGCCATAGATTTTGTCaattcatttttttcaaaaatattttgaaaacatagtatttgtttatgaaatatgGTCGTATTATGGGGggaaaattcaaatatttttagGGCAGTTTAGGGTAAAAAAATTATTCCACTCAcaaaattttaacttttcttcaaataaaatacatattcaaacacaacttcaattttcaaaaattattttttaacacaacttcaaaaacttatttttaaaatttctaTCAAATATATGTCCAAATGCTAGTGAATAGTCATGACTCACTGTCGGCAGAGGACATACTCCAAAGTTTGTTATCTGCATGATACAACAGTTGACACAGACAATTCTTAGAAAGTGCAAGGGCCGTCTTAACCCCACCAATATGCcattcttttattttgtttgtctaccAAGGTGGTGCCCAACCCATGAGCAAAGCCAGCCAAGCCTATTCACAAACTAGTCAGCAATCTAAAAGTCTCCTTTAGAATGACACTAAAATACAACAAAATACTAAACATAGTACCCCCCCCCCCCTCGCCTATGCACCTTTTATGCCTTAATACTAGGGAAGGGTCCATAATTCATCTGACAAATCAATTCaacaaaatcaaattaaaattcaaaCAATAAAAAGCTACAAGAAGACAACTAAATCCACGTAGTCTCCAATGTCTCCCATCACATTAATTAAGTATTTTTCTCACCCAACTTGCCTTGTTCAACTTGGCATCTTCACCAATTCTTTTATACCAAACAAATCTATTAAGATAAGTTCAAAATCCTCGAGCATGAATCAAATAGTAGTGGCGATAATTACGCCATTAAATGGACTTGTCATAAAGCTAGCTATCACTAAAACATTATATAATTACATAGTTGATGATGATCAAAACTTAACAAAGAATAGTTAAGCCACGTGCTTCCTTATATCTAGGAGTCTCAATAGATATTCGAAAACCGATTAAAGATCGAACCGTACCGCACCGAAccaatttttaggtttctttttaagaaactgtaagtttttatataaatatataaccgCACcaataattagggtaggttttttattttataaaaataaacagaaaaaaaatcaaaccgtaccgaataaattttacatttagaaaatatatttatttagtaagtttaaaaataataatgcattaaattttctttgagccttggaattatgaaaactgttacgagccaacaagtaattaaactcaaaatactaattcctaaaacctattatgtTACTtcacttaaactaagttatttcaagtatctttattagcaagacacaaagtattctagcaattatgagtaacaaactacaatgtattgaatatgtttcctttcatataatttagatttacctttttgaatatttaatcttctatagactttattcttgagtcccagcttggtatatctttcaactcttgtgattaatattttctttgcatttgtttaatttcttttacgttgttgtagaatagttgatggatctatactctagccatattttttttttaattcatcaccctttaaacagtaaaaatgtctagagagttttgctaagtcctataaaagaacgtacgttattgcaattctacttctactggtgaattttacatgatattaaaaaaataccgaaaattaaccgaaccgtaccgaagagaaaccgacatgattgggacggttttGAAAAGTCTaatttggttatacataatagaataaccgaaaaattgatatgttacaaattttataaaataaccgaccgaaccgaaccattgacacccctacttATATCAAGGACAACAACGACCCCGTAAAATTCCAGGGTCTGAGAAAGGTAATGCATATGTAGACCGTTTCCCTAACCAAAGGAGTAGAGAGGCTTCTTCCTTATGTCCATAAAAGAAATTAGCACTGGTAGTAGAATAAATACAATACGAATAAAATTTAGTCTAATAAGACTATCTTCTCCTCTCCTTCGGATTACAATTACAAATGAAGGTACAAGAGTGACAACATTTTCAGTCACAAAGAAGAAGTCTCTCTTTTGACTCTTCACACTACATTACATACTGATTACATAACTTTAGCCTAATGCTAAAAAGAAAAACCTAATAATCCCAAAGGAAAGAGGACAATCTTTTGGCCTATCTTTCCTCTTTGGGTTACTCAGCTTATTATTTTTCCAATATCAAATGAACACTCATTCATCACCTAATAAACATATTCACAAACAGGATTTGAATGACTGGAAAATATACTAACTCGTTCTCTTTCTTTCACTCTATATATACAAAACTAAAATGAATTTGTTTTGGTTTCTCACCTCTCCCTCAAAAATCTCTTCTTTTTAATCTCTTCGGTTGGTTTAACATCGGGATTTACCTAAGCAACAGCAGAGATGCTGCTGCGGCAATTGAAGCCTTCAATCCTCACAGCAGCTTGCTTGTTCCCATACTTCACCGGAACGCAGCCACCTCCGTTCTTACGAGCGGCGGCGGAGGCTGAGGTGAAGGAGGGTGGTGGTGAAGGTGCAGCTGCCGCATCTGGAATTGCTAATATAGGAACAAAATTGTCGTTGCTGAATTGGGAATCCTGAATCAGAGGATTCGAAACCCTGCTAGGTGGAGACCCAAAATAGAAAGGCGGAGATGAAGCCATCTCAAAATTGGTTTTCTCCTCATCATAATTCCCCTGTTtacagaaaaaaaatcaaaattcgtCAGCGGAAGTTATTGAATTATTAACAGTTCACGTCACCAACTAGATCATtatgaaaataaaaaagcaaaaaattatACCTTGGTGAGGATGATATCCAGAAGTTCAGTTCCGGCTTTCAAATCGCAAGCCTCTGATCGAGAAGATCTGATGCGTTCATCGGAGTGAACATAGGAAGAATCGAAGAGCCCAATCCGGCGAGGTTTGGGGCAAACCACGGCACCACACACAGAGATGTCTCCTCGTCTCATATCTCCAACTCCAACACAACCAACAAAGGCCGTTTGCTGATAGGCGAATCTATTCATTTTTGGTTTTTCACAACAGATCTAAAGCCTGAAGCAACAAAGAAGACAAAACAAAGATATTATCAAACACTTGAGATCTCTATGACCATATCCACTAatacatatttatatatatatatatatgtttgatATTACTAAATATATCTAATATGGTAGAAACATCCATCAAATAGGCTATGTAATTATGGCAAATTAATTGGATTAGAAAGAGAAATACAGAAATGGAAAGAGAGAGGGTACCTGGGTGGGTGAGAACTGGTGGTGCCTGTGAAAGGCGAAAATGGAGGAGAGAGATTTTTGGGAAGAAAATAATGGCGGAGAAGAGAGAGAGCCAAAGGATTGGGGACACACCATTCATACAGGTGCaggaggagagagagagagacataaaataaaaataaaaaccagCGTGTATTAAATTGCTATGGTGTGATTCTGTACGGTTTTTCAGTGTGTTGCACGTGGATAAATCACCAGCAATTTCTCAAAAACTTAAAATACACACTATTTTTTACGTAATAAATTATTC
This sequence is a window from Nicotiana sylvestris chromosome 3, ASM39365v2, whole genome shotgun sequence. Protein-coding genes within it:
- the LOC104239408 gene encoding uncharacterized protein, which produces MNRFAYQQTAFVGCVGVGDMRRGDISVCGAVVCPKPRRIGLFDSSYVHSDERIRSSRSEACDLKAGTELLDIILTKGNYDEEKTNFEMASSPPFYFGSPPSRVSNPLIQDSQFSNDNFVPILAIPDAAAAPSPPPSFTSASAAARKNGGGCVPVKYGNKQAAVRIEGFNCRSSISAVA